A window of the Streptomyces sp. JB150 genome harbors these coding sequences:
- the gcvP gene encoding aminomethyl-transferring glycine dehydrogenase: MTAHRIPLSELEQGIPFEQRHIGPDQEARAKMLAQVGYGSLDELTAAAVPDVIKNADALDLPGARSEAEVLAELRELADRNQVLDSMIGLGYYGTFTPPVILRNVMENPAWYTAYTPYQPEISQGRLEALLNFQTMVADLTGLPTSGASLLDEGTAAAEAMALSRRMGKNKKGLFLVDADALPQTIAVIQTRAEPTGVEVVVADLSEGIPAELDGREINGVLVQYPGASGAVRDIKPVIDQAHERGALVTVAADLLALTLLKSPGELGADIAVGTTQRFGVPMGFGGPHAGYMAVQEKMARSLPGRLVGVSVDADGNKAYRLALQTREQHIRREKATSNICTAQVLLAVMAGMYAVYHGPEGLKGIARRTHRYASLLAAGLRDGGVEVVHGSFFDTVTARVPGRAAEVVAAARENGVNLRLVDADRVSIACDETTTRAQLAAVWSAFGVEGGIEALDAATEDALPGGLLRTDDFLTHPVFHQHRSETAMLRYLRRLADRDYALDRGMIPLGSCTMKLNATTEMEPVTWPEFGQLHPFAPAEQAEGYLTLIRELEERLAEVTGYDKVSLQPNAGSQGELAGLLAVRGYHRANGDEQRTVCLIPSSAHGTNAASAVMAGMKVVVVKTAEDGEIDVDDLRAKIEQYRDELAVLMITYPSTHGVFEEHVSDICARVHEAGGQVYVDGANLNALVGLAKPGHFGGDVSHLNLHKTFCIPHGGGGPGVGPVAVREHLAPYLPNHPLQPAAGPETGVGPVSAAPWGSAGILPISWAYVRLMGGEGLKRATQVAVLSANYIAKRLEPHYPVLYTGPGGLVAHECIIDLRPITKATGVSVDDVAKRLIDYGFHAPTMSFPVAGTLMIEPTESEDLAELDRFCDAMIAIRAEIEKVGSGAWPADDNPLRNAPHTAGALGGTWEHAYSREEAVFPGGVSVADKYWPPVRRIDQAFGDRNLVCSCPPLDAYED; this comes from the coding sequence ATGACCGCCCATCGCATTCCGCTCTCCGAGCTCGAGCAGGGCATTCCCTTCGAGCAGCGCCACATCGGGCCCGACCAGGAGGCTCGGGCCAAGATGCTCGCGCAGGTCGGCTACGGCTCGCTGGACGAGCTCACCGCCGCCGCGGTCCCGGATGTGATCAAGAACGCCGACGCCCTGGACCTGCCGGGCGCGCGCTCCGAGGCCGAGGTGCTGGCGGAGCTGCGCGAGCTGGCCGACCGCAACCAGGTCCTCGACTCCATGATCGGGCTCGGCTACTACGGCACGTTCACGCCGCCCGTCATCCTGCGCAACGTGATGGAGAACCCGGCCTGGTACACGGCGTACACGCCCTACCAGCCGGAGATCTCCCAGGGGCGGCTCGAGGCGCTGCTGAACTTCCAGACCATGGTCGCCGACCTCACCGGCCTGCCGACCTCCGGTGCCTCGCTGCTCGACGAGGGCACGGCCGCCGCCGAGGCGATGGCGCTGTCCCGGCGCATGGGCAAGAACAAGAAGGGTCTGTTCCTGGTCGACGCGGACGCGCTGCCGCAGACCATCGCCGTGATCCAGACCCGCGCCGAGCCGACCGGCGTGGAGGTCGTCGTCGCGGACCTCTCCGAGGGCATCCCGGCCGAGCTGGACGGGCGGGAGATCAACGGCGTCCTCGTCCAGTACCCCGGCGCCTCCGGTGCCGTACGGGACATCAAGCCCGTCATCGACCAGGCGCACGAGCGGGGCGCGCTGGTCACCGTCGCCGCCGACCTGCTGGCGCTGACGCTGCTGAAGTCGCCCGGTGAGCTGGGCGCGGACATCGCCGTCGGCACGACGCAGCGGTTCGGTGTGCCCATGGGCTTCGGCGGCCCGCACGCCGGTTACATGGCCGTCCAGGAGAAGATGGCGCGCAGCCTGCCCGGACGGCTGGTGGGCGTGTCCGTGGACGCCGATGGCAACAAGGCGTACCGCCTCGCGCTGCAGACCCGTGAGCAGCACATCCGCCGTGAGAAGGCGACCAGCAACATCTGCACCGCGCAGGTGCTGCTCGCCGTGATGGCCGGGATGTACGCCGTCTACCACGGCCCGGAGGGCCTGAAGGGCATCGCGCGGCGCACCCACCGGTACGCGTCGCTGCTGGCCGCGGGCCTGCGCGACGGCGGGGTCGAGGTCGTCCACGGCTCCTTCTTCGACACGGTCACCGCGCGGGTGCCGGGCCGGGCCGCCGAGGTCGTGGCCGCCGCCCGCGAGAACGGCGTCAACCTGCGCCTCGTGGACGCCGACCGGGTGTCGATCGCCTGCGACGAGACCACCACCCGCGCCCAGCTGGCCGCCGTGTGGAGCGCCTTCGGCGTCGAGGGCGGCATCGAGGCGCTGGACGCGGCCACCGAGGACGCCCTGCCGGGCGGGCTGCTGCGCACCGACGACTTCCTCACCCACCCGGTCTTCCACCAGCACCGCTCCGAGACGGCCATGCTGCGCTACCTGCGCCGGCTCGCCGACCGGGACTACGCGCTCGACCGCGGCATGATCCCGCTGGGCTCCTGCACCATGAAGCTCAACGCGACCACGGAGATGGAGCCGGTCACCTGGCCGGAGTTCGGCCAGCTGCACCCGTTCGCGCCCGCCGAGCAGGCGGAGGGCTACCTCACGCTCATCCGCGAGCTGGAGGAACGTCTCGCCGAGGTCACCGGCTACGACAAGGTGTCGCTCCAGCCGAACGCCGGTTCGCAGGGCGAGCTGGCCGGTCTGCTGGCCGTACGCGGCTACCACCGGGCCAACGGCGACGAGCAGCGCACCGTGTGCCTGATCCCGTCCTCCGCGCACGGCACGAACGCCGCGAGCGCCGTCATGGCCGGGATGAAGGTCGTGGTCGTCAAGACCGCCGAGGACGGCGAGATCGACGTCGACGACCTGCGCGCCAAGATCGAGCAGTACCGCGACGAACTGGCGGTGCTCATGATCACGTACCCGTCGACGCACGGGGTGTTCGAGGAGCACGTCTCCGACATCTGCGCGCGGGTCCACGAGGCCGGCGGCCAGGTGTACGTCGACGGTGCCAACCTGAACGCGCTGGTCGGCCTCGCCAAGCCGGGTCACTTCGGCGGCGACGTCTCGCACCTGAACCTGCACAAGACCTTCTGCATCCCGCACGGCGGCGGCGGTCCCGGCGTCGGCCCGGTGGCCGTGCGCGAGCACCTGGCGCCGTACCTGCCGAACCACCCGCTCCAGCCGGCCGCCGGCCCCGAGACGGGCGTCGGCCCGGTCTCGGCCGCGCCGTGGGGCTCCGCGGGCATCCTGCCGATCTCGTGGGCGTACGTCCGCCTGATGGGCGGCGAGGGTCTGAAGCGGGCCACGCAGGTGGCCGTGCTCAGCGCCAACTACATCGCCAAGCGCCTGGAGCCGCACTACCCGGTGCTCTACACCGGCCCCGGCGGCCTGGTCGCGCACGAGTGCATCATCGACCTGCGTCCGATCACCAAGGCGACCGGCGTGAGCGTCGACGACGTCGCCAAGCGGCTCATCGACTACGGCTTCCACGCGCCGACGATGTCCTTCCCGGTGGCCGGCACGCTGATGATCGAGCCGACCGAGTCCGAGGACCTGGCCGAGCTGGACCGGTTCTGCGACGCGATGATCGCCATCCGCGCGGAGATCGAGAAGGTCGGCTCCGGTGCGTGGCCCGCGGACGACAACCCGCTGCGGAACGCGCCGCACACCGCGGGCGCGCTCGGCGGGACCTGGGAGCACGCGTACAGCCGCGAGGAGGCCGTCTTCCCGGGCGGAGTCTCCGTCGCCGACAAGTACTGGCCGCCGGTGCGCCGGATCGACCAGGCGTTCGGTGACCGGAACCTGGTCTGCTCGTGCCCGCCGCTGGACGCGTACGAGGACTGA
- a CDS encoding PRC-barrel domain-containing protein, with the protein MQTDIDPRNLIGRKAFDRNGTKIGTIDEVYLDDATGVPEWAAIRTGLFSRDAFVPLEPSELIEGSLHVPFDRALIKDAPDFGVGRHLSPEQELQLYHHYGLDLAPPPALPDRDFGKVAGTDET; encoded by the coding sequence GTGCAGACCGACATCGATCCGCGCAACCTGATCGGCCGCAAGGCGTTCGACCGCAACGGCACCAAGATCGGCACCATCGACGAGGTCTACCTCGACGACGCGACCGGCGTCCCGGAGTGGGCGGCCATACGGACCGGCCTGTTCAGCAGGGACGCCTTCGTCCCGCTGGAGCCCAGCGAGCTGATCGAGGGCAGCCTCCACGTGCCCTTCGACCGCGCCCTGATCAAGGACGCCCCCGACTTCGGCGTGGGCCGCCACCTCTCCCCCGAGCAGGAACTCCAGCTCTACCACCACTACGGCCTCGACCTGGCGCCCCCGCCGGCCCTGCCCGACCGCGACTTCGGCAAGGTGGCGGGCACGGACGAGACCTGA
- a CDS encoding DNA polymerase IV, translated as MRTAPTILHLDMDAFFASVEQASKPSLRGKAVIVGGLGPRGVVATASYEARVFGVHSAMPMAQARRLAPNAAYVVPRFQFYRSISEQVMGLLRSLSPLVEPLSLDEAFVDLEAGGAAWDEESARLAGARLRAGIREVTGLTGSVGLAASKMLAKIASEQAKPDGLVLIPPGTERALLEPMSVRTLPGVGPATGDHLRRAGITTVGELAEAGEDELVRLLGKAHGHALHAMALARDDRPVVAEREAKSVSVEDTYDVDIHDRLRVGLEVRRLADRCVRRLRGAGLSGRTIVLKVRRYDFSTLTRSETLRGPTDDPAVVREAAARLLESVDTTGGVRLLGVGVTGLADYTQEDLFAQAAGEREDGPVEEATEEQAPAEAEQAERRWPAGHDVRHAEYGHGWVQGSGLGRVTVRFETPDSEPGRVRTFRTDDPALEPAEPLPLVARRPGGEAAAGDGARVVPG; from the coding sequence GTGAGAACCGCGCCGACGATCCTGCATCTCGACATGGACGCCTTCTTCGCCTCGGTGGAGCAGGCGTCGAAGCCGAGCCTGCGCGGGAAGGCCGTCATCGTGGGCGGGCTGGGGCCACGAGGGGTGGTGGCCACCGCCTCGTACGAGGCCCGGGTCTTCGGGGTGCACTCGGCGATGCCGATGGCGCAGGCGCGGCGGCTGGCGCCGAACGCCGCGTATGTGGTGCCGCGCTTCCAGTTCTACCGGTCGATCAGCGAGCAGGTGATGGGGCTGCTGCGGTCGCTGTCGCCACTGGTGGAGCCGCTGAGCCTGGACGAGGCGTTCGTCGATCTGGAGGCCGGGGGCGCGGCCTGGGACGAGGAGTCGGCGCGGCTGGCCGGGGCGAGGCTGCGCGCCGGCATCCGGGAGGTGACCGGCCTGACCGGGTCGGTGGGGCTGGCGGCCTCCAAGATGCTCGCGAAGATCGCCTCCGAGCAGGCCAAGCCCGACGGACTGGTGCTGATCCCGCCGGGCACGGAGCGGGCGCTGCTGGAGCCGATGTCGGTGCGCACGCTGCCGGGGGTGGGGCCGGCCACGGGCGACCACCTGCGGCGAGCCGGCATCACCACGGTCGGTGAGCTGGCCGAGGCGGGCGAGGACGAGCTGGTGCGGCTGCTGGGCAAGGCGCACGGGCACGCGCTCCACGCGATGGCGCTGGCGCGGGACGACCGGCCGGTGGTGGCCGAGCGGGAGGCCAAGTCGGTGTCGGTCGAGGACACCTACGACGTGGACATCCACGACCGGCTCCGGGTGGGACTGGAGGTGCGGCGGCTGGCGGACCGGTGTGTGCGGCGGCTGCGGGGCGCGGGGCTGTCGGGGCGGACCATCGTGCTGAAGGTGCGGCGGTACGACTTCTCCACGCTGACCCGGTCGGAGACGCTGCGCGGGCCCACGGACGACCCGGCGGTGGTGCGGGAGGCCGCGGCGCGGCTGCTGGAGTCGGTGGACACCACGGGCGGCGTACGGCTGCTGGGGGTCGGGGTCACCGGTCTCGCCGACTACACGCAGGAGGATCTGTTCGCTCAGGCGGCGGGGGAGCGGGAGGACGGACCTGTGGAGGAGGCGACCGAGGAGCAGGCGCCGGCGGAGGCGGAGCAGGCCGAGCGGCGGTGGCCGGCGGGGCACGACGTGCGGCACGCCGAGTACGGACACGGCTGGGTGCAGGGCAGCGGGCTGGGGAGGGTGACCGTGCGGTTCGAGACTCCTGACTCGGAGCCGGGGCGGGTGCGGACGTTCCGGACCGACGATCCGGCGCTGGAGCCGGCCGAGCCGTTGCCGCTGGTCGCGCGAAGACCCGGGGGAGAGGCGGCCGCGGGGGACGGGGCGCGGGTGGTGCCCGGGTGA
- a CDS encoding MerR family transcriptional regulator, translating to MTAYRREGRSRTEVGVRSSGDGTAGGATGRSPAESGPYPLGRAAGHAAPRPVAVPGDGGAASDATEEVGYRGPTACAAAGITYRQLDYWARTGLVEPSVRPAYGSGTQRLYSFRDVVVLKIVKRFLDTGVSLQNIRTAVQHLRERGFRDLERMTLMSDGATVYECTSPDEVHALLQGGQGIFGIAVGVVWRDVENALSQLHGERVDTGETLVGHNPADELARRRNRAV from the coding sequence GTGACTGCCTACCGTCGAGAAGGCAGGTCAAGGACGGAGGTCGGCGTGAGAAGCAGCGGCGACGGTACGGCTGGGGGTGCCACCGGACGCAGTCCGGCGGAGAGCGGTCCGTACCCGCTTGGGCGGGCGGCCGGTCACGCTGCGCCGCGGCCGGTGGCTGTACCCGGCGACGGAGGGGCGGCGTCCGATGCGACCGAGGAGGTCGGCTACCGAGGTCCGACGGCCTGCGCGGCGGCGGGCATCACCTACCGGCAACTGGACTACTGGGCGCGCACGGGCCTGGTCGAACCGAGCGTGCGGCCCGCCTACGGGTCGGGGACGCAGCGGTTGTACAGCTTCCGGGACGTCGTGGTCCTGAAGATCGTCAAGCGGTTCCTCGACACCGGGGTGTCGTTGCAGAACATCCGCACCGCCGTTCAGCATCTCAGGGAACGCGGTTTCCGTGATCTTGAGCGTATGACGCTGATGAGCGACGGCGCGACGGTGTACGAGTGCACCTCGCCCGACGAGGTCCACGCACTGCTCCAGGGCGGTCAGGGAATCTTCGGGATCGCGGTCGGCGTGGTGTGGCGGGACGTCGAGAACGCGCTGTCCCAGCTGCACGGTGAGCGCGTCGACACGGGGGAGACGCTGGTCGGGCACAATCCGGCCGACGAGCTGGCGCGGCGGCGCAACCGCGCGGTCTGA
- a CDS encoding bifunctional nuclease family protein, producing MNELDVVGVRVEMPSNQPIVLLREVGGDRYLPIWIGPGEATAIAFAQQGMAPARPLTHDLFKDVLEAVGQELTEVRITDLREGVFYAELVFASGVEVSARPSDAIALALRTGTPIYGSDGVLDDAGIAIPDEQEDEVEKFREFLDQISPEDFGTSNQ from the coding sequence GTGAACGAGCTCGATGTCGTAGGTGTCCGGGTCGAGATGCCCTCCAACCAACCGATCGTGCTCCTGCGCGAAGTGGGAGGCGACCGCTACCTCCCCATCTGGATCGGGCCGGGGGAGGCGACGGCGATCGCCTTCGCCCAGCAGGGCATGGCCCCCGCGCGACCGCTGACCCACGACCTGTTCAAGGACGTGCTGGAGGCCGTCGGCCAGGAGCTCACCGAAGTCCGCATCACGGATCTGCGGGAAGGCGTTTTCTACGCGGAGCTGGTTTTCGCCAGCGGGGTCGAGGTGAGCGCCCGTCCGTCCGATGCCATAGCGCTGGCCCTGCGCACCGGAACGCCGATCTACGGCAGTGACGGGGTGCTGGACGACGCCGGTATCGCGATCCCGGACGAGCAGGAGGACGAGGTGGAGAAGTTCCGCGAGTTCCTCGACCAGATCTCGCCCGAGGACTTCGGCACCAGCAACCAGTGA
- a CDS encoding MerR family transcriptional regulator — MRQTPSGGAGTGTAAADTGLMSIGTVLNVLREEFPEVTISKIRFLESEGLIEPQRTPSGYRKFSAGDVERLGHVLRMQRDHYLPLKVIREHLDALERGEEVRLPTLGRQRDGEAVPDPAEGPTAARIGRAELLAAAGIDEGQLAEWEAYGLITAVAEGVYDAECVTVATLVAELGRFGIEPRHLRSMKAAAEREAGLVDQVVAPLKRHRNPQTRTLAEARTKELAGLVVKLHAALVQTALGVRLP, encoded by the coding sequence ATGCGTCAAACACCGAGCGGCGGTGCCGGGACCGGTACCGCCGCCGCGGACACTGGGCTGATGAGCATCGGCACGGTGCTGAACGTGCTGCGCGAGGAGTTTCCCGAGGTCACCATCTCCAAGATCCGTTTCCTGGAGTCGGAGGGGCTGATCGAGCCGCAGCGGACCCCCTCGGGGTACCGCAAGTTCAGCGCCGGTGACGTGGAGCGTCTCGGCCATGTCCTGAGGATGCAGCGGGACCACTATCTGCCCCTCAAGGTGATCCGTGAGCACCTGGACGCGCTGGAGCGCGGCGAGGAGGTGCGCCTTCCCACACTCGGCCGGCAGCGCGACGGCGAGGCGGTGCCGGATCCGGCCGAGGGACCCACGGCAGCCCGGATCGGGCGCGCCGAGTTGCTGGCCGCCGCCGGGATCGACGAGGGGCAGCTCGCCGAGTGGGAGGCGTACGGGCTGATCACGGCGGTCGCGGAGGGTGTGTACGACGCGGAGTGCGTCACCGTGGCGACGCTGGTCGCCGAGCTGGGGCGGTTCGGGATCGAGCCGCGGCACCTGCGGTCGATGAAGGCCGCGGCGGAGCGGGAGGCCGGGCTGGTGGACCAGGTCGTGGCCCCGCTGAAACGACACCGCAACCCGCAGACCAGAACGCTCGCGGAGGCCCGCACCAAGGAGCTGGCGGGGCTCGTGGTGAAGCTGCACGCGGCGCTCGTGCAGACCGCGCTCGGGGTGCGGCTGCCCTGA
- a CDS encoding FHA domain-containing protein, translated as MGGAWWKLSGGHGRCEDVRLDQCVQSGFVLPHGRVCFGQGESPVKLFAKLFGKSAREGSDSNATARHRAQPDAEGQRPLFRDQVAGPGGDIPGGQGAPSVDPAQSGGIGFGQPSTSSTGGGFSSGPYASNAPAGQPRQEGPSMSVLVCTRCGNRNAESSRFCSHCGAPLRAGAERPSETTSTISISGLEAYDAEATGQTPMPTLSPEAQAAVDALPLGSALLVVRRGPNSGSRFLLDSDLTTAGRHPQSDIFLDDVTVSRRHVEFRRGPDGSFTVADVGSLNGTYVNRERIDQVALSNGDEVQIGKYRLVFYASRQGI; from the coding sequence TTGGGTGGTGCGTGGTGGAAACTGTCTGGTGGACACGGACGTTGTGAGGATGTCCGGCTCGACCAGTGTGTGCAATCAGGGTTCGTCCTGCCCCACGGGCGGGTCTGTTTCGGTCAAGGGGAATCGCCCGTGAAGTTGTTTGCGAAGTTGTTCGGCAAGAGCGCGCGAGAGGGCAGCGACAGCAACGCGACCGCCCGTCATCGCGCACAGCCTGACGCGGAGGGCCAGCGGCCGCTGTTCCGGGACCAGGTGGCTGGTCCGGGCGGTGACATTCCGGGAGGTCAGGGCGCGCCGTCTGTTGACCCTGCCCAGTCCGGCGGCATAGGTTTCGGGCAACCGTCGACCTCAAGTACGGGTGGAGGGTTCTCCTCCGGCCCGTACGCGTCCAATGCCCCGGCGGGGCAGCCGCGGCAGGAGGGTCCGTCCATGTCGGTCCTGGTGTGTACGAGGTGCGGTAACCGCAACGCGGAGAGCAGCCGCTTCTGTTCCCACTGCGGCGCGCCGCTGCGGGCGGGGGCGGAGCGTCCGTCCGAGACGACCTCCACGATCTCCATCAGCGGTCTCGAGGCCTACGACGCGGAGGCCACCGGTCAGACGCCGATGCCGACGCTCTCCCCGGAGGCGCAGGCCGCCGTCGACGCGCTGCCGCTGGGCTCCGCGCTGCTGGTGGTGCGCCGCGGGCCGAACTCGGGCAGCCGCTTCCTGCTCGACAGCGACCTGACGACGGCGGGGCGTCATCCGCAGAGCGACATCTTCCTGGACGACGTCACCGTCTCCCGGCGGCACGTGGAGTTCCGGCGCGGCCCGGACGGCTCGTTCACGGTGGCCGACGTCGGCAGCCTGAACGGCACGTACGTCAACCGTGAGCGCATCGACCAGGTCGCGCTGTCGAACGGTGACGAGGTGCAGATCGGCAAGTACCGACTGGTCTTCTACGCGAGCCGGCAGGGAATCTGA
- a CDS encoding DUF881 domain-containing protein, whose amino-acid sequence MSTQDETGENRLRKELPEEVPVPAPRAAEPQETGESALTGRQRLVKGLWPPRVTRAQLIVALLLFGLGFGLAVQVASNSDGDSALRGARQEDLVRILDELDDRTERLEDEKQGLEEQRDELENSSNQAEEARRQTIEKERQLGVLAGTVAAEGPGITMTIQDTKGTVEADMLLDAIQELRAAGAEAIQVNGVRVVAGTYLTDSGKSVSVDGNKINAPYRFKVIGKPQDLEPALNIPGGVVQTLEKEQATVTVERSDKIIVDALRPAERPDYARSSSQ is encoded by the coding sequence ATGAGCACCCAGGACGAGACGGGCGAGAACCGGCTGCGCAAGGAGCTGCCGGAGGAGGTGCCGGTCCCCGCGCCGCGGGCGGCCGAGCCGCAGGAGACGGGCGAGTCCGCGCTGACCGGGCGGCAGCGCCTGGTGAAGGGGCTGTGGCCGCCGCGCGTCACCCGTGCCCAACTCATCGTCGCGCTGCTGCTGTTCGGGCTGGGCTTCGGGCTGGCCGTGCAGGTCGCCTCGAACAGCGACGGCGACAGCGCCCTGCGCGGGGCGCGCCAGGAGGATCTGGTCCGCATCCTCGATGAACTCGATGACCGCACAGAGCGTCTTGAAGACGAGAAGCAGGGGCTCGAGGAGCAGCGGGACGAGCTGGAGAACAGCTCGAACCAGGCCGAGGAGGCCCGGCGGCAGACGATCGAGAAGGAGAGGCAACTCGGCGTCCTCGCGGGCACGGTGGCCGCGGAGGGCCCCGGCATCACCATGACGATCCAGGACACGAAGGGGACGGTCGAGGCGGACATGCTGCTCGACGCGATCCAGGAGCTGCGCGCGGCGGGCGCCGAGGCGATCCAGGTGAACGGTGTGCGGGTGGTCGCGGGAACCTACCTCACGGATTCCGGCAAAAGCGTGAGCGTCGACGGGAACAAGATCAACGCGCCCTATCGTTTCAAGGTCATCGGCAAGCCGCAGGACCTGGAACCGGCGCTGAACATCCCTGGAGGCGTGGTGCAGACGCTTGAGAAGGAGCAGGCCACCGTGACCGTCGAGCGGTCCGACAAGATCATCGTCGACGCCTTGCGACCCGCGGAGCGACCTGACTACGCTCGGTCGTCCTCCCAGTGA
- a CDS encoding small basic family protein codes for MIAVLGLVLGVVAGLLVRPEVPAVVEPYLPIAVVAALDAVFGGLRAMLDGIFDDKVFVVSFLSNVVVAALIVFLGDKLGVGAQLSTGVVVVLGIRIFSNAAAIRRHVFRA; via the coding sequence GTGATCGCCGTACTGGGCCTCGTCCTGGGAGTCGTGGCCGGCCTGTTGGTCCGGCCCGAGGTTCCGGCGGTCGTCGAGCCTTATCTGCCGATCGCCGTCGTGGCGGCACTCGACGCCGTCTTCGGTGGTCTGCGGGCCATGCTCGACGGCATCTTCGACGACAAGGTCTTCGTGGTGTCGTTCCTGTCGAACGTGGTCGTCGCCGCGCTGATCGTGTTCCTGGGGGACAAGTTGGGTGTGGGCGCCCAGCTGTCCACGGGCGTGGTGGTCGTGCTCGGCATCCGGATCTTCTCCAACGCCGCGGCGATCCGCCGGCACGTGTTCCGGGCGTGA
- a CDS encoding DUF881 domain-containing protein — protein sequence MCGMSQQPPVRSTSTRPPARPDASMSLLTNVMDHSLDDGYAEAAARKRAAGGGGMPKTLRARLGLAAGLVLAALVVTVGAAQARVAAPAVAKEREELIDRIDRESDAADELEDAVDKLRDEVDARRRAALKHSGGDGQGELIGILSGATEVHGPGVKLVVNDAKGSGSGEDGDPRGSSGFADTGRVRDRDMQRVVNGLWESGAEAVSINGQRLTALSAIRAAGDAILVDNRPLVPPYTVLAVGDGERLSTRFQNSADGLYLHALQENFGIRTGISVEDDLRLPAAPSVTVRTAQPRTESAQPRTEKGTS from the coding sequence ATGTGCGGCATGTCGCAGCAGCCCCCCGTTCGGAGCACGTCGACGCGTCCGCCCGCGCGTCCGGACGCGTCGATGTCGCTGCTCACCAACGTCATGGATCACAGCCTCGACGACGGGTACGCCGAGGCGGCGGCGCGCAAGCGGGCCGCGGGTGGCGGGGGCATGCCCAAGACGCTCCGGGCCCGGCTGGGGCTCGCCGCCGGACTGGTCCTGGCGGCCCTCGTGGTCACCGTCGGCGCGGCGCAGGCGCGGGTCGCCGCTCCCGCCGTGGCCAAGGAGCGCGAGGAGCTGATCGACCGCATCGACCGGGAGAGCGACGCGGCCGACGAGCTGGAGGACGCCGTCGACAAGCTGCGCGACGAGGTCGACGCGCGCCGGCGGGCCGCGCTGAAGCACAGCGGCGGGGACGGTCAGGGGGAGCTGATCGGCATCCTCTCGGGCGCGACCGAGGTGCACGGGCCGGGCGTGAAGCTCGTGGTGAACGACGCCAAGGGATCCGGGTCCGGGGAGGACGGGGATCCGCGCGGGTCCTCCGGTTTCGCCGACACCGGGCGGGTGCGCGACCGGGACATGCAGCGGGTGGTCAACGGGCTGTGGGAGTCGGGGGCGGAGGCCGTCTCGATCAACGGGCAGCGGCTGACCGCCCTGTCGGCGATCAGGGCCGCGGGCGACGCCATACTGGTCGACAACCGGCCGCTGGTGCCGCCGTACACCGTGCTCGCGGTGGGGGACGGGGAGCGGCTGAGCACCCGGTTCCAGAACAGCGCGGACGGGCTGTACCTGCATGCCCTGCAGGAGAACTTCGGCATCCGGACCGGCATCTCCGTGGAGGACGATCTCCGGCTTCCGGCCGCGCCGAGTGTCACCGTGCGCACCGCGCAGCCGAGAACTGAGTCAGCACAGCCGAGAACTGAGAAGGGCACATCGTGA